A single Musa acuminata AAA Group cultivar baxijiao chromosome BXJ2-1, Cavendish_Baxijiao_AAA, whole genome shotgun sequence DNA region contains:
- the LOC135598064 gene encoding endonuclease 2-like, whose translation MGFLLFLRVFFLLLVAGAPTAQAWGKEGHYMVCKIAEKYLTKKASAAVLDLLPESAGGDLAAVCSWADEVRFRYRWSSPLHYVNTPGVCNFEYSRDCHNSKGVQDMCVVGAINNYTTQLLSYGDASSGYNLTESLMFLAHFVGDVHQPLHVGFAEDAGGNTIIVHWYRRKSNLHHVWDVNIIETAMRDFYDNDLDSMIEAIEMNITNEWSDEVSGWKRCSATTSMTCADKYASESIRLACDYAYKDVEQDSTLGDDYFFSRLPVVEKRIAQAGVRLASLLNRVFRKTEEEEVLQLVVQSVDEAHAI comes from the exons ATGGGTTTCTTACTCTTCCTCCGCGTCTTCTTTCTTCTGCTAGTAGCAGGAGCTCCAACCGCGCAGGCCTGGGGGAAGGAGGGGCACTACATGGTCTGCAAAATAGCAGAG AAATATCTCACGAAGAAAGCGTCAGCAGCGGTGTTAGACCTTCTGCCGGAGTCTGCCGGAGGGGATCTGGCGGCAGTGTGCTCGTGGGCGGATGAGGTGCGGTTCCGGTACCGATGGTCGAGCCCTCTCCATTATGTCAATACTCCAGGAGTCTGCAACTTCGAGTATTCAA GGGATTGCCACAATTCAAAAGGTGTGCAGGACATGTGCGTGGTTGGAGCAATTAACAACTACACTACGCAGCTTTTGAGCTATGGCGATGCATCGAGTGGAT ATAACCTGACAGAGAGTCTCATGTTCCTCGCACATTTCGTGGGAGACGTACATCAACCACTCCATGTAGGATTCGCGGAGGATGCGGGTGGTAATACCATAATCGTCCATTGGTACCGAAGAAAAAGCAACCTTCATCAT GTGTGGGACGTTAACATAATAGAGACTGCCATGCGTGACTTCTACGACAATGATCTGGATAGCATGATCGAGGCCATCGAGATGAACATCACT AATGAATGGTCTGATGAAGTCAGTGGATGGAAGCGATGCAGTGCAACAACGTCGATGACTTGCGCTGACAA GTACGCCTCCGAGAGCATAAGATTAGCTTGTGACTATGCTTATAAGGATGTCGAGCAAGATTCCACTTTAGGAG ATGATTACTTCTTTTCTCGGCTTCCTGTGGTGGAGAAAAGAATAGCACAAGCTGGTGTGAGGTTGGCATCACTACTCAACCGTGTTTTCCGTAAAACAGAAGAGGAGGAAGTTCTACAGCTCGTGGTGCAGAGTGTAGATGAAGCCCATGCGATATGA
- the LOC135598760 gene encoding transcription factor bHLH75-like has translation MGEFADAERFECLKPSLPFMEMDTNLELMRQLAELNGSAMHSPSMGLMDYSEEYYLPHQSEFSIPYIDDLTGPPAERQKPIAESQPAGSVGEQSHGGRKRKMIAESNASSHNFSEVYSVIGSAEVNTEKKNGSESGRRRKSNSKEAGKPKEVVHVRARRGQATDSHSLAERVRRRKINERMRCLQDLVPGCYKTMGMAGMLDEIINYVQSLQNQVEFLSMKLSAASSFYDYSLGVEAIAITQVDGAYEGEEAERAQRKGHGDCTSVHSISMPSF, from the exons ATGGGGGAGTTCGCGGACGCGGAGAGATTTGAGTGTCTTAAGCCCTCTCTTCCTTTCATGGAGATGGACACCAACTTGGAGCTGATGAGGCAGCTCGCGGAGCTCAATGGCTCGGCTATGCACAGCCCGAGCATGGGATTGATGGATTACTCCGAGGAGTACTACTTGCCTCATCAGTCCGAGTTCTCGATTCCATATATCGATGACTTGACCGGTCCGCCTGCAGAACGCCAAAAACCCATTGCGGAGTCGCAGCCTGCGGGATCTGTTGGAGAGCAGAGTCATGGAGGCAGGAAAAGGAAGATGATCGCGGAATCGAATGCGAGTTCCCACAACTTTTCAGAGGTCTACTCGGTGATTGGATCGGCAGAAGTTAACACTGAGAAAAAGAAC GGGTCCGAGAGTGGGAGAAGACGCAAAAGCAATTCGAAGGAAGCAGGGAAGCCAAAGGAGGTAGTCCATGTGAGGGCAAGAAGAGGCCAAGCCACTGACAGCCACAGCCTAGCTGAGAGG gtgaggaggaggaagatCAATGAAAGAATGAGATGTTTACAAGACCTTGTTCCTGGATGCTACAAG ACGATGGGTATGGCAGGGATGCTGGATGAGATAATCAACTATGTGCAATCACTGCAGAACCAAGTTGAG TTTCTTTCGATGAAACTTTCGGCTGCGAGCTCCTTTTACGACTACAGCTTGGGTGTGGAAGCCATCGCAATAACTCAG GTGGATGGAGCATACGAGGGGGAAGAGGCAGAGAGAGCGCAGAGAAAGGGACATGGGGATTGCACCAGCGTCCACTCAATATCGATGCCCTCCTTTTGA
- the LOC135598061 gene encoding LOB domain-containing protein 41-like gives MRKSCNGCRILRKGCSDGCTIRPCLQWIKNPEAQANATAFLAKFYGRAGLVNLINAGTEHLRPAIFRSLLFEACGRIVNPVYGSVGLLWSGSWQLCQAAVEAVLKGAPIIQISSDSAAGAIPAFKAHDIRHVSKNLSAGVVPGDLHEVAPKSRTRFKRSAGSPAALVVSKPGLFRRAASHETEEEASREDGSAFSAEGSHVILGEPEGVRLDLRLGLEPENRTGERGAEAKVRGASPSDARPVGPRLSLAA, from the exons ATGAGGAAGAGCTGCAACGGATGTCGAATCCTGCGGAAGGGCTGCAGCGACGGGTGCACCATCCGGCCCTGCCTGCAGTGGATCAAGAACCCCGAGGCGCAGGCCAACGCCACCGCCTTCCTCGCCAAGTTCTACGGCCGCGCCGGACTCGTCAACCTCATCAACGCCGGCACCGAACACCTCCGCCCTG CCATATTCCGGTCGCTGTTGTTCGAGGCTTGTGGGCGGATCGTTAACCCGGTATATGGCTCGGTGGGATTGCTTTGGTCCGGCAGCTGGCAGCTGTGCCAGGCGGCCGTCGAGGCGGTGCTCAAGGGGGCGCCCATCATCCAGATCTCGTCCGACTCCGCCGCTGGCGCTATTCCGGCGTTCAAGGCCCACGACATCCGCCATGTGTCCAAGAACCTCAGCGCCGGTGTCGTACCCGGGGACCTCCACGAGGTCGCCCCCAAGTCACGGACCCGATTCAAGCGCTCGGCCGGAAGTCCAGCTGCGCTGGTCGTCTCGAAGCCGGGGCTCTTCCGACGGGCGGCGAGCCACGAAACGGAGGAGGAGGCTAGCCGCGAGGACGGGAGCGCGTTCTCGGCGGAGGGATCGCACGTGATCCTGGGGGAGCCGGAGGGCGTACGGCTGGACCTGAGGCTTGGCCTGGAGCCGGAGAACCGGACCGGGGAAAGAGGAGCGGAGGCGAAAGTGCGGGGCGCGTCGCCGTCGGACGCGCGACCGGTGGGGCCGAGGCTCAGCTTAGCGGCATGA
- the LOC103995139 gene encoding zinc finger protein STAMENLESS 1-like, translating to MTQSRDCYRGAGAAAGARRASGNARQSEDAEGKMSNHVRRTEVNSLDLNNFPEEHGKEAFDGSSPSTAIDRIKKKKNGGKDESYKVYECRFCSLKFCKSQALGGHMNRHRQEREVETLNRARQLVFSNEGPVAAAAAVHMGLSDASYGVSQTIPLGDFQHGGDSICEQFLPVFHIPPTQSPQPPPFCSCIGPSISSHSDPYIRDYDNGRVPTARWRHQHYVSATANFTCFGVPLANTSQMDGVVAQVVRDNMRGHW from the exons ATGACACAGAGCCGGGATTGTTACCGAGGTGCAGGTGCAGCTGCAGGTGCTCGACGAGCGTCTGGCAATGCGAGACAAAGTGAAGACGCAGAAGGGAAGATGTCAAATCACGTGAG GAGAACAGAGGTGAACTCCTTGGACCTCAACAACTTCCCGGAGGAACATGGGAAGGAAGCGTTTGACGGAAGCTCCCCTTCCACGGCCATCGACA ggattaagaagaagaagaatggaggAAAAGATGAGTCTTATAAGGTATACGAGTGCCGGTTTTGCTCGCTCAAGTTCTGCAAATCTCAAGCATTGGGTGGCCATATGAACCGGCATCGACAAG AGAGGGAAGTCGAAACGCTGAATCGTGCTCGCCAACTCGTGTTCAGCAATGAAGGTCcggtcgccgccgctgccgccgttcACATGGG CTTGAGCGATGCTAGTTATGGAGTCTCGCAGACTATACCTCTGGGAGATTTCCAGCACGGAGGCGACAGTATCTGCGAGCAATTTCTACCAGTTTTCCACATTCCACCAACACAATCGCCACAACCACCGCCGTTTTGTTCATGCATTGGCCCTTCCATCTCGTCACACTCAGACCCCTACATCCGAGACTACGATAATGGGCGTGTCCCAACAGCGAGGTGGCGCCACCAGCATTATGTCTCAGCGACTGCCAACTTCACGTGCTTCGGAGTTCCTCTGGCGAACACATCGCAAATGGATGGAGTGGTAGCACAAGTTGTCAGGGACAACATGAGGGGCCACTGGTAA
- the LOC135598062 gene encoding VQ motif-containing protein 20-like has protein sequence MSPSSREIHGSRPAPLKIHKDSHLIHKASSSSSSSSTTTNASSQQQQRHRPVIIYTHSPKVIHTQAHDFMALVQKLTGLSRSTNDDISSSLPPAPPAANASRLHKDSNRAAVSASDDSSSSSENSSLGGDVHVTCSSLTSVGAISPIAFEPLPPPNPFFSEIPMFTPTSEDFICSSMPFYRYPDSSMLSPSIHNMGSAISPPYTDAMKTYHEY, from the coding sequence ATGAGTCCCTCGTCCAGAGAGATCCATGGCTCCCGCCCCGCCCCTCTGAAGATCCACAAGGATTCTCACCTCATCCACaaggcttcctcctcctcctcatcttcctccaccaccaccaacgCCTCCTCTCAGCAGCAGCAGCGCCACCGCCCCGTCATCATCTACACCCACTCGCCCAAGGTCATCCACACGCAGGCCCACGACTTCATGGCGCTCGTCCAGAAACTCACCGGCCTCTCCCGTTCCACCAACGACGACATCTCGTCCTCCCTCCCACCTGCACCCCCCGCGGCCAACGCTTCGCGTCTGCACAAGGACAGCAACCGGGCTGCTGTCTCCGCTTCCGAcgactcatcctcctcctccgagAATAGCAGCTTGGGGGGCGATGTGCATGTCACCTGCTCATCATTGACTTCCGTCGGTGCGATTTCTCCGATCGCCTTCGAACCGTTGCCGCCACCGAATCCCTTTTTCTCAGAGATCCCAATGTTCACTCCTACCTCTGAGGATTTCATCTGCTCATCGATGCCATTCTACAGATATCCGGATTCGTCCATGCTCTCGCCTTCCATCCACAATATGGGCAGCGCCATCTCGCCTCCCTACACGGATGCGATGAAGACGTACCACGAGTACTAA
- the LOC103992104 gene encoding transcription factor MYB62, whose amino-acid sequence MSGKRGSSNKHEDMKLRRGPWTLEEDTLLVHYIAFHGEGRWNLLARCSGLKRTGKSCRLRWLNYLKPDIKRGNLSPEEQLLILELQSKWGNRWSRIAQYLPGRTDNEIKNYWRTQTQKQARQLKIDANSTVFRDAVRWCWTPRLLEQTISPQPAQTPHADTTATAIDHPPRDLVQELFRPSTHCRFESRSSYELSGAEVRNPSTSSAQVSGLPESSWKPVAELSGIEFSPFHSGSSDDNAHSLGACRLPPMTASADSYATSGCTATYNNCMNSVGDSLWSMDELYGMLNTWMG is encoded by the exons ATGTCTGGGAAAAGGGGATCATCCAACAAACATGAGGACATGAAGCTAAGGAGAGGTCCCTGGACTCTGGAGGAGGACACTCTCCTCGTCCACTACATTGCCTTTCACGGCGAAGGTCGCTGGAACCTGCTCGCTAGGTGCTCAG GCTTGAAGAGAACCGGCAAGAGCTGTCGTTTGAGGTGGTTGAACTACTTAAAGCCCGATATAAAGCGAGGCAATCTCTCTCCCGAGGAACAGCTCCTGATCCTCGAACTCCAGTCCAAGTGGGGGAACAG GTGGTCACGGATTGCACAATACTTACCGGGGAGAACCGACAACGAGATAAAGAACTACTGGAGGACGCAGACGCAGAAGCAAGCAAGGCAGCTCAAAATCGACGCCAACAGCACCGTGTTTCGTGATGCAGTACGATGGTGCTGGACGCCGAGGTTGCTGGAGCAGACGATCTCTCCTCAGCCCGCGCAAACTCCGCATGCCGACACGACCGCCACGGCGATCGACCATCCTCCCCGAGACCTCGTCCAAGAGTTGTTCCGACCCAGCACGCATTGCCGATTCGAGAGTCGCAGCTCGTACGAGCTATCAGGAGCAGAGGTTCGCAACCCGAGCACCTCATCAGCCCAAGTCTCAGGCTTGCCGGAATCctcgtggaagccggtggccgagCTCAGTGGCATCGAGTTCAGTCCATTCCACAGTGGCAGCTCCGACGACAACGCCCACAGCTTAGGAGCCTGCCGCCTACCTCCCATGACGGCATCGGCAGATAGCTATGCAACATCCGGTTGCACGGCTACTTACAATAATTGCATGAACAGCGTGGGAGACAGCTTGTGGAGCATGGATGAACTGTATGGAATGCTGAATACGTGGATGGGGTAG